Proteins found in one Paenibacillus dendritiformis genomic segment:
- a CDS encoding glycosyl hydrolase family 8, whose product MRKSVKWFLCLTLLIGSVQTLWVMSEKTVSAATVNRPFPQHQSYASGVIKPNNVSQSQMDNEVKRLYDEWKARYLKKNPYVSNQYFVHYNLNGESDDEYPNAVTTSEANGYGMLITAYMAGHDANAKTYFDGLYRFYKAHPSEINSKLMAWQQIDNGSAIVNNTEAGSDAATDGDMDMAYALLLADKQWGSSSGINYRAEAVNLINAIMQSEVNQKSWHLKLGDWASDSDSKWGKGTRPSDFMLNHLRAFKAATGDSRWDNVLNQTYTIIQQLFSGYSSSTGLMPDFATKESSGYKPAVGTYLETPNDGNYYYNSSRTPWRIATDYILTGDTRAKAQLTKLNSWIKSSTSSNPANIRAGYKLNGSPLVSYYDLPFSTPFAVSAMIDSSNQAWLNSLWSNTTSKSTNGDTYFGNSIRLLSLIVVSGNWWTP is encoded by the coding sequence TTGCGAAAGTCAGTAAAATGGTTTCTCTGCCTTACCCTGCTTATCGGTTCGGTTCAGACCCTGTGGGTCATGTCCGAGAAGACGGTGTCTGCCGCGACCGTCAATCGTCCGTTCCCGCAGCACCAATCGTACGCTTCAGGGGTCATTAAGCCGAATAACGTGAGCCAGAGCCAGATGGACAACGAAGTGAAGCGGCTGTACGACGAATGGAAGGCCCGATACTTAAAGAAAAACCCGTATGTCAGCAATCAATATTTCGTTCATTACAACTTAAACGGCGAATCCGATGACGAGTATCCAAATGCCGTCACAACCAGCGAAGCGAATGGATACGGCATGCTCATTACCGCCTATATGGCAGGGCATGACGCCAATGCAAAAACCTATTTTGACGGATTGTACCGCTTCTACAAGGCGCACCCGAGCGAGATTAACTCGAAGCTGATGGCCTGGCAGCAGATCGATAACGGCTCCGCCATCGTGAATAACACGGAGGCCGGATCGGATGCCGCCACCGACGGCGACATGGATATGGCCTATGCGCTCCTGCTGGCCGACAAGCAATGGGGCAGCTCCAGCGGCATCAATTACCGCGCGGAAGCGGTCAACCTCATCAACGCCATCATGCAAAGCGAGGTCAACCAGAAATCGTGGCATCTGAAGCTCGGAGACTGGGCGTCCGATTCGGACTCGAAGTGGGGCAAAGGAACGCGGCCGTCCGACTTTATGCTCAATCATCTCCGCGCCTTCAAGGCAGCGACCGGAGATTCGCGTTGGGACAATGTGCTGAACCAGACCTACACCATCATTCAGCAGCTGTTCTCCGGATATTCGAGTTCAACCGGACTGATGCCTGATTTCGCAACCAAAGAATCCAGCGGCTATAAACCGGCCGTCGGAACCTACCTGGAGACGCCGAATGACGGCAACTACTATTACAACTCCAGCCGGACGCCTTGGAGAATCGCGACCGACTACATTTTGACGGGAGATACCCGCGCCAAGGCGCAGCTCACGAAGCTGAATAGCTGGATCAAGAGCAGCACCAGCAGCAATCCGGCGAATATCCGCGCGGGATATAAGCTGAACGGCAGCCCGCTCGTGTCCTACTATGATCTTCCGTTCTCCACTCCGTTCGCCGTCAGCGCCATGATCGATTCCAGCAATCAGGCATGGCTCAATTCCTTATGGAGCAACACGACCTCGAAGTCGACCAACGGCGACACTTACTTCGGCAACAGCATCCGCCTGCTCAGCCTGATCGTCGTCTCCGGCAACTGGTGGACGCCATAA
- a CDS encoding glycosyltransferase family 2 protein has product MTTPILYMVVPCYNEEAVLPLTMQTLTGVLSRLVQDRVVSAESRILLVDDGSRDATWLTIVQERERNHWIAGLKLSRNAGHQKALLAGLMYAKNFADCVVSLDADLQDDVAVVRQFVEQFRDGCDIVYGVRDNRDNDTYFKRWSAEFFYKLMRRMGIPLVYNHADYRLMSRRALDYLSQFPESNLFLRGIVPLIGFPSSVVPYRRLERAAGVTKYPLRKMLSFAWDGITSFSMKPMRFVTTLGFVSLGASALAGLYALLSKLLGQTVSGWTSLMLSVWFVGSVQLLGLGVVGEYIGKIYSEVKRRPPYIIEQVLADKPVIEQPIRAYGTGWAE; this is encoded by the coding sequence ATGACAACACCGATTTTGTATATGGTTGTTCCTTGCTATAACGAAGAGGCGGTGCTTCCCCTCACGATGCAGACCTTGACCGGCGTCCTGTCCCGCTTGGTTCAGGACCGCGTCGTCTCCGCCGAGAGCCGGATATTGCTGGTCGATGACGGCAGCAGAGATGCGACCTGGCTGACCATCGTACAGGAGCGGGAACGGAATCACTGGATTGCCGGATTGAAGCTGTCCCGCAATGCCGGGCATCAGAAGGCGCTGCTCGCCGGGCTGATGTATGCCAAAAATTTTGCCGATTGCGTCGTCTCCCTTGACGCCGATCTGCAGGACGATGTCGCCGTCGTGAGGCAATTCGTCGAGCAGTTCCGCGACGGCTGCGATATTGTGTATGGCGTAAGGGACAACCGGGATAACGATACGTATTTCAAGCGGTGGAGCGCCGAATTTTTCTATAAGCTGATGCGGCGGATGGGCATTCCGCTTGTCTACAATCATGCCGATTACCGGCTGATGAGCCGCCGTGCTCTCGACTACCTGAGCCAGTTCCCCGAGTCCAATCTGTTCCTGCGCGGCATCGTGCCGCTTATCGGCTTCCCGTCTTCCGTCGTGCCTTACCGGAGACTGGAGCGGGCAGCGGGCGTGACCAAGTATCCGCTCCGCAAAATGCTGTCGTTCGCCTGGGACGGCATTACGTCATTCAGCATGAAGCCGATGCGGTTCGTCACCACCCTTGGCTTCGTCAGCCTGGGCGCAAGCGCGCTGGCGGGCCTCTACGCCCTCCTGTCCAAGCTGCTGGGACAGACCGTATCCGGATGGACCTCCCTAATGCTGTCCGTATGGTTCGTCGGAAGCGTTCAATTGCTCGGCCTGGGGGTGGTCGGGGAATACATCGGCAAGATCTATTCCGAGGTCAAGCGGCGTCCGCCTTACATTATTGAGCAGGTGCTGGCGGACAAGCCCGTGATCGAGCAGCCGATCCGGGCATATGGAACGGGGTGGGCGGAGTGA
- a CDS encoding GtrA family protein — translation MSGAKLAVRGGDRLFGRYAAVGAVNTLVGLGTAYVLLYAGWSHFHATFAGNSVGVGMSYILNRRYTFRYQGQWLASLLRFIAIALLCYALAYQALHPAMSALAALLLPAWASPWEPYAAILGEAAIYTAASFRLHRGITFARTSGGEDDTPPIEAGVK, via the coding sequence GTGAGCGGCGCGAAGCTGGCCGTACGGGGCGGCGACCGCCTGTTCGGCCGCTATGCCGCCGTCGGAGCCGTGAACACGCTGGTCGGGCTCGGCACGGCGTATGTGCTGCTGTATGCCGGATGGAGCCATTTTCATGCGACATTCGCGGGCAATTCGGTCGGCGTAGGGATGAGCTATATTTTGAACCGCCGCTATACGTTCCGCTACCAGGGGCAATGGCTGGCAAGCTTGCTCCGGTTCATCGCCATCGCGCTGCTCTGCTACGCGCTGGCGTATCAGGCGCTGCATCCGGCCATGTCTGCCCTGGCAGCCCTCCTGCTGCCCGCTTGGGCCTCGCCTTGGGAGCCGTATGCGGCCATATTGGGGGAAGCGGCGATCTATACCGCCGCCTCGTTCCGGCTTCACCGGGGCATCACATTCGCCCGGACCAGCGGCGGGGAGGACGACACCCCGCCTATCGAAGCCGGCGTCAAATAG
- a CDS encoding anaerobic sulfatase maturase, whose protein sequence is MNLDVRDIARHPFTGVMWKTVSEDCNLACDYCYYSSCQGRPGHTIQRIDDDMLDTFIRQWMEQSQGVASFAWQGGEPLLAGKPFFEQVVRLQAAYAPPRTVISNALQTNGTLLDAEWAAFFKQYAFLIGVSLDGPQPIHDKHRVTGSGAGSYQAVMRGIEHLRKAGVDYNILTVIHEDNVGEAAALMDFFAAERFTHVQFIPCMDFRSQNVDAPGIYTITPELYGQFLCEAFDKWYNGGEPLFSVRMFDNVLQAELGLEPEMCTHRESCPSALVLEPNGDAYPCDFFLHDRYRLGNVGTDRLASLSRHPSWRQFHQMKKDVPDACRACEYWRYCHGGCPRNRIGRDGLWEGHTDYFCESYRMLYAHAGERIATLGRKIRLQELLRLRGSGRPLPGRNQPCVCGSGRKFKQCCGPLLP, encoded by the coding sequence ATGAACCTTGACGTGAGAGACATCGCCCGCCATCCATTCACTGGTGTCATGTGGAAGACCGTGTCCGAGGATTGCAATCTGGCATGCGACTACTGCTACTACAGCTCATGCCAGGGACGGCCCGGCCACACGATTCAGCGGATTGACGACGATATGCTGGACACGTTCATCCGTCAATGGATGGAGCAATCGCAGGGGGTGGCCTCATTTGCCTGGCAAGGAGGGGAACCGCTGCTCGCCGGCAAGCCCTTCTTCGAGCAGGTCGTCCGGCTGCAGGCGGCCTATGCGCCGCCGCGCACGGTGATCAGCAATGCGCTGCAGACGAACGGCACCCTGCTCGATGCGGAGTGGGCGGCCTTTTTCAAGCAATATGCCTTCCTGATCGGCGTCAGTCTGGACGGTCCGCAGCCGATTCACGACAAGCATCGCGTCACCGGATCGGGAGCCGGCTCCTACCAAGCCGTCATGCGCGGAATCGAACATTTGCGCAAGGCAGGCGTGGACTATAATATATTGACCGTCATCCACGAGGACAATGTGGGCGAGGCGGCCGCGCTGATGGATTTCTTCGCGGCGGAGCGGTTTACGCATGTTCAGTTCATACCGTGCATGGATTTCCGCTCTCAGAACGTGGACGCGCCCGGCATCTATACGATCACGCCGGAGCTGTACGGACAATTTCTATGTGAAGCTTTCGATAAATGGTACAACGGTGGGGAGCCGCTTTTCTCCGTCCGCATGTTCGACAATGTCCTTCAGGCCGAATTGGGCCTGGAGCCGGAAATGTGCACTCATCGCGAATCCTGCCCCTCGGCGCTCGTGCTGGAGCCGAACGGGGATGCCTATCCGTGCGATTTCTTCCTGCACGACCGCTACCGGCTCGGCAACGTCGGCACCGACCGGCTGGCCTCCTTGTCCCGCCATCCGAGCTGGCGGCAATTCCATCAGATGAAGAAGGATGTGCCGGACGCTTGCCGCGCATGCGAATATTGGCGCTACTGCCATGGCGGCTGCCCCCGCAACCGGATCGGCCGGGACGGCTTATGGGAAGGCCATACCGACTATTTCTGCGAGAGCTACCGGATGCTGTACGCGCATGCAGGGGAGCGCATTGCCACGCTCGGCCGGAAGATCCGCCTGCAGGAGCTGCTGCGGCTCCGGGGGAGCGGCCGCCCGCTGCCCGGCCGCAATCAACCTTGCGTATGCGGCAGCGGACGCAAGTTCAAGCAATGCTGCGGGCCGCTGCTCCCATAG
- a CDS encoding L-cystine transporter, which yields MTVGWWVALHAIVMLGLVALLYRMQRKHVSFTKRVFAGLGLGIVYGAVLQSLHGPNSAIVEQAADWFEIVGVGYVRLLQMVIMPLIIVSIISAIIHVKAKAGVGKMSASIIGILIGTTAVAAVVGIVTALVFQLSSFEIEAGKEEIERGNYLDSKLGEVSEMTLPQQIIEFIPANPFLDMTGERRTSTIAVVIFAAFVGVAALGVMRKKPDTGAAFMTIIDALHAVVMRMVTLVLRLTPYGVLTLMAVVVATTAPSEIWKLGKFVIASYVAIVIMFCLHLLLMALSGISPIRYVTGALPALVFAFTSRTSAGSIPINVEMQVNRLGVPESFANFSASFGASMGQNGCAGIYPAMLAVMIAPSAGIDPYNLGFLLQLVAVVAISSFGVAGVGGGATFAALIVLSSMNLPVALAGLLISVEPLIDMGRTALNVNGSMTAGVLSSRWLGQWNRKRFNEERQPHREDI from the coding sequence ATGACAGTCGGATGGTGGGTAGCTCTTCACGCCATCGTTATGCTCGGCCTGGTGGCGCTGCTGTACCGCATGCAGCGCAAGCATGTCTCTTTTACGAAGCGGGTATTCGCGGGTCTTGGTCTCGGAATTGTATACGGGGCAGTGCTGCAGTCGCTTCATGGCCCGAACAGCGCCATTGTGGAGCAGGCGGCCGACTGGTTCGAGATCGTCGGTGTCGGCTATGTGCGGCTGCTGCAAATGGTCATCATGCCGCTCATTATCGTATCGATCATCTCCGCCATCATTCATGTGAAGGCCAAGGCGGGGGTAGGCAAGATGAGCGCCTCCATCATCGGCATCTTGATCGGCACGACAGCCGTGGCCGCCGTTGTCGGCATCGTCACGGCCCTCGTCTTTCAGTTGTCCTCGTTCGAGATTGAAGCGGGCAAGGAGGAGATTGAGCGCGGCAATTATTTGGACAGCAAGCTGGGGGAAGTCAGCGAGATGACGCTGCCGCAGCAAATTATTGAATTCATTCCGGCCAATCCGTTCCTTGATATGACGGGAGAGCGGCGGACCTCGACGATCGCCGTCGTCATCTTCGCGGCCTTCGTCGGCGTCGCCGCGCTTGGCGTGATGCGCAAGAAGCCGGACACAGGGGCCGCTTTCATGACCATCATCGACGCGCTGCATGCCGTCGTCATGCGGATGGTAACGTTAGTGCTGAGGCTGACCCCTTATGGCGTGCTGACGCTGATGGCCGTCGTGGTCGCCACGACGGCGCCCTCGGAAATATGGAAGCTGGGGAAATTCGTCATCGCTTCATATGTGGCGATCGTCATCATGTTCTGTCTGCATCTGCTGCTCATGGCGCTGTCCGGCATCTCGCCGATCCGGTATGTGACCGGGGCGCTGCCGGCGCTCGTCTTCGCGTTCACCTCCCGCACCAGCGCAGGCTCGATTCCGATCAACGTCGAGATGCAGGTCAATCGGCTCGGTGTGCCGGAGAGCTTCGCCAACTTCAGCGCCTCGTTCGGCGCCTCGATGGGGCAGAACGGCTGCGCCGGCATCTATCCGGCGATGCTGGCCGTCATGATCGCCCCGAGCGCCGGCATCGATCCGTACAACCTTGGATTTCTGCTGCAATTGGTTGCGGTCGTGGCCATCAGCTCATTCGGCGTCGCCGGGGTCGGGGGAGGAGCGACCTTCGCCGCGCTGATCGTGCTGTCCTCGATGAACTTGCCGGTCGCGCTGGCGGGACTCCTGATTAGCGTCGAGCCGCTGATTGACATGGGGCGGACGGCCTTGAACGTGAACGGCTCGATGACCGCGGGCGTCCTGTCCTCCCGCTGGCTCGGCCAATGGAACCGGAAGCGGTTCAATGAGGAGCGCCAGCCGCATCGCGAGGACATATAG
- a CDS encoding DUF1328 family protein produces the protein MLRWSVIFLIIAIIAGIFGFFGIVEAAASIAKILFFLFLILFIISLFTGRRTP, from the coding sequence ATGTTAAGATGGTCCGTCATCTTTTTAATTATCGCGATCATAGCCGGGATATTCGGGTTTTTCGGCATTGTGGAGGCCGCGGCATCCATTGCCAAAATCCTGTTCTTCCTGTTCCTGATTCTGTTCATCATCTCCCTGTTCACGGGACGAAGAACGCCATAG
- a CDS encoding DUF948 domain-containing protein, with protein MLVEISALIAALAFAVLVVFLIQTLRSAKQSLDKASRTLEDVQQTVHMLSGDLQAIARNANHMTEELQGQLKKIEPVADSVQNAGEALNELTLAAKQISVGFVSGVRKAASRFEKKRQDGPAPGSQPANTVGSYADSPAPGGQAASPVQDGATGASAASALPLAPAAAEHPQPGAPAKQGGDDWKAWVDLGIRAWQLWRQRS; from the coding sequence ATGCTCGTTGAAATCAGCGCGCTGATCGCGGCGCTGGCCTTTGCCGTATTGGTCGTCTTCCTGATTCAGACGCTGCGGTCGGCCAAGCAGTCGCTCGACAAGGCGTCAAGAACGCTGGAGGATGTGCAGCAGACCGTACATATGCTGAGCGGGGATCTGCAGGCGATCGCGCGGAATGCCAATCACATGACCGAGGAATTGCAGGGACAATTGAAGAAGATTGAGCCTGTGGCCGATTCGGTCCAGAATGCCGGAGAAGCCTTGAATGAATTGACGCTGGCCGCGAAGCAAATCTCGGTCGGCTTCGTCAGCGGCGTCCGCAAAGCGGCGAGCCGCTTCGAGAAGAAGCGCCAGGACGGGCCGGCACCGGGAAGCCAGCCGGCGAACACGGTCGGCTCTTATGCGGACAGCCCGGCTCCAGGCGGACAAGCCGCTTCTCCGGTGCAGGACGGAGCGACCGGAGCAAGCGCCGCTTCCGCGCTGCCGCTCGCGCCCGCAGCCGCAGAGCACCCGCAACCGGGAGCGCCGGCGAAGCAGGGCGGGGACGATTGGAAGGCCTGGGTCGATCTCGGGATTCGCGCATGGCAGCTGTGGAGACAACGAAGCTAG
- a CDS encoding PP2C family protein-serine/threonine phosphatase, producing the protein MNVLVVDDNPTNVMLIREILRKAGYTGVQSAASAREMYEVLGLEGPVGPLYVPDIDLILLDMMMPEIDGLEACRTIQQYSELRDIPIIIVTAIGDSHMLAEALDAGAADYVTKPINRIELLARIRLALRLKQEKDWHKERDRHIREELRLAARVQTSVLTEPLSDERITIDALYQPSEELAGDLYAWFKLGEGRYGIMIIDMMGHGVSSALLCMFIASVLRDAVVQTEQPDMVLKRLNTKFHQLHMNGNLMLYYMTALYVVVDTNERTIQYANAGHPPGIVMMEDGRMVTLESTGYPVGMFPDLEVDTHALRFDSRARIALYTDGLLESAGATVESAMERIGTLLTQEQSLKSRAWDELLHPPGEESEDDKCLVWVDIH; encoded by the coding sequence TTGAACGTACTTGTTGTCGACGATAATCCGACCAATGTCATGCTGATTCGGGAGATCCTTCGCAAGGCGGGCTATACGGGGGTGCAGTCTGCCGCTTCCGCGCGGGAAATGTACGAGGTGCTAGGCCTGGAAGGACCGGTAGGTCCGCTCTATGTGCCGGACATTGATCTCATTTTGCTGGATATGATGATGCCCGAGATTGACGGGCTGGAAGCGTGCCGGACCATTCAGCAGTATTCCGAGCTGCGGGATATTCCGATCATTATCGTGACGGCGATCGGAGATTCGCATATGCTGGCCGAGGCGCTGGACGCGGGAGCGGCCGACTACGTGACGAAGCCGATTAACCGCATCGAGCTGCTCGCCCGTATCCGGCTGGCCCTCCGCTTGAAGCAGGAGAAGGACTGGCATAAGGAACGCGACCGCCATATCCGGGAGGAGCTGCGGCTCGCCGCCCGGGTGCAGACCTCGGTGCTGACGGAGCCGCTCTCCGATGAGCGGATTACGATAGATGCCCTCTATCAGCCGTCCGAGGAGCTGGCTGGAGACCTGTACGCCTGGTTCAAGCTGGGAGAAGGCCGGTACGGCATCATGATTATCGACATGATGGGGCATGGCGTCTCCTCCGCGCTGCTGTGCATGTTCATCGCCTCGGTCCTGAGGGACGCGGTGGTGCAGACCGAGCAGCCGGACATGGTGCTGAAGCGGTTGAACACGAAGTTCCACCAGCTTCATATGAACGGGAATCTGATGCTGTATTATATGACGGCGCTCTATGTCGTCGTGGATACGAATGAACGCACGATCCAATATGCCAATGCGGGCCACCCGCCGGGAATCGTCATGATGGAGGACGGCCGGATGGTGACGCTGGAGTCGACAGGCTATCCTGTCGGCATGTTCCCCGATCTGGAAGTGGATACCCATGCGCTGAGATTCGACTCGCGGGCGAGAATCGCGCTGTATACCGATGGGCTGCTGGAATCGGCAGGGGCAACCGTGGAGAGCGCGATGGAGCGGATAGGAACGCTGCTGACGCAGGAGCAGTCCTTGAAGAGCCGAGCCTGGGACGAACTGCTCCACCCGCCGGGAGAAGAGAGCGAGGACGACAAATGCCTCGTATGGGTCGATATTCATTAG
- a CDS encoding response regulator, giving the protein MKLRTKLIIGYVMFMIIILALGWYSFARMGGLKQDLDHFYRDSFQKVELALSTRDDANAIARDLVTELLNPDKADQSGREVLDKVDGYKERINRSLEELTRKAAKAEEKQMVEAALHDWGRYDQFVTDAIRLSMENEYEQANQMRNEYGLDYQNYLLNSLGDLARYHEAMMDDQVTAATDTYEAALTWTAAIMLLGILVTAAVTLWVIPSVTRNLNTMSVMMRSLARGRMRVIQKLEPHTNDEIGEVIHVFKQMAEDIERRKRSEEQFRLVQEEQAWMDANIARVTELLNGAATLNQVGETFVSEFVPTLGAQYGALYIRDDLKNPDWLHLCGAYAANGSLQAETGFRVGEGLVGQCAHDEKPIYIHDVKNSSLRIQSGICDTAPVELVVYPIIFESTVIAVLELASVSPLAKKEQQLLEQLADQLGVIIHSISGRLRVEELLRESQTLTEELQCQSEELLTQQEEMRRSNEHLEAQTEALKRSEEMLQRQQEELEHYNTELIAKTRALEEQMLATQEKNEELEAARKEMERQALQLALASKYKSEFLANMSHELRTPLNSLLVLSQLLSENKEGNLQQKQIEYARTIHMSGSDLLKMIDEILDLSKVDAGKMHLNYEKVHLSELTAYIRDSFSEIASQKGLRLEVHMDENVPDSLVTDGHRVMQIIRNLMSNAVKFTNRGSVAFHIGMAAEEEIPAHIRKEGMPYFAMRVKDTGIGIPEEKQDLIFEAFQQLDGTTSRKYGGAGLGLSISRELARLLGGTLSVESKEDEGSTFTFYLPVQATRQPEAMEGSARLIEQWNEKAMASAAAEPSAAEPGEEPRDDEPAASPDRTWKKSHLEWDNAVMHEVAAAAEQKRERVCPLERKKLLIVEDDGPQMQSLIALIEGADVEVHAVSTGTEALKSLADTKYDGMVLDLLLPDMNGFELLDSMGAHAELSKVPVIVYTGKLLDKKEELELKKRARSIIIKDVKSPERLLQETMLLLNRSGEEEAGARASGHASNDQLLAGKRILLVDDDVRNVFALSSVLEQYDMDIVYAENGREAIEALTGDPEHFDLVLMDMMMPEMDGYEAMRLIREMPAFEKLPIIALTAKAMKEDRNKCIEAGASDYVSKPFQTEQLLSLMRVWLYK; this is encoded by the coding sequence TTGAAGCTGCGAACGAAGCTCATCATCGGCTATGTCATGTTCATGATCATCATACTCGCATTGGGCTGGTATTCGTTTGCCCGGATGGGCGGCCTGAAGCAAGACCTGGATCATTTCTACCGGGACAGCTTCCAGAAGGTTGAACTGGCGCTGTCGACGCGGGATGATGCCAATGCGATTGCCCGTGACCTGGTGACCGAACTGCTCAATCCGGACAAAGCGGATCAGAGCGGCAGAGAAGTGCTGGATAAGGTCGACGGCTACAAGGAGCGGATTAACCGCTCCCTGGAAGAGCTGACCCGGAAAGCGGCCAAGGCCGAGGAGAAGCAGATGGTGGAGGCGGCGCTTCACGATTGGGGCCGCTATGACCAATTCGTGACCGATGCGATTCGGTTGAGCATGGAGAACGAGTATGAGCAGGCGAACCAGATGCGCAATGAATACGGGCTTGATTATCAGAACTATTTGCTGAACAGCCTGGGCGATCTCGCCCGCTACCATGAAGCGATGATGGATGATCAGGTGACGGCCGCAACCGATACGTATGAAGCTGCCCTCACTTGGACGGCGGCCATTATGCTGCTCGGCATTCTCGTCACCGCTGCGGTCACGCTGTGGGTCATTCCGAGCGTCACGCGCAATCTGAACACGATGTCGGTCATGATGCGGAGCCTGGCCCGCGGACGGATGCGCGTCATTCAGAAGCTGGAGCCGCATACGAATGATGAGATCGGGGAAGTCATCCACGTCTTCAAGCAGATGGCCGAGGACATCGAGAGACGGAAGCGGAGCGAGGAGCAGTTCCGCTTGGTACAGGAGGAACAAGCCTGGATGGACGCCAATATCGCTCGCGTGACGGAGCTGTTGAACGGCGCGGCGACCTTGAATCAGGTCGGGGAGACGTTCGTGAGCGAATTCGTGCCGACGCTTGGCGCGCAATACGGGGCGCTGTATATCCGGGATGACCTGAAGAACCCGGACTGGCTTCATCTGTGCGGCGCCTATGCGGCCAACGGCAGTCTTCAGGCCGAGACGGGCTTCCGCGTCGGCGAAGGCTTGGTCGGGCAGTGCGCGCATGACGAGAAGCCGATCTATATTCATGATGTGAAAAACAGCTCGCTGCGCATCCAGAGCGGGATATGCGACACGGCGCCGGTAGAGCTCGTTGTCTATCCGATCATTTTCGAATCTACGGTTATCGCCGTGCTGGAGCTGGCATCTGTGTCGCCGCTGGCGAAGAAGGAGCAGCAACTGCTCGAGCAGCTGGCGGACCAACTGGGCGTCATTATCCACTCGATATCCGGACGGCTGCGGGTCGAGGAATTGCTGCGCGAGTCACAGACGCTGACGGAGGAGCTGCAGTGCCAATCCGAGGAGCTGCTGACGCAGCAAGAAGAGATGCGGCGCTCGAACGAGCATCTGGAAGCCCAGACCGAGGCGTTGAAGCGGTCGGAGGAGATGCTGCAGCGCCAGCAGGAGGAGCTGGAACACTACAATACGGAACTGATCGCGAAGACGCGCGCGCTGGAAGAGCAGATGCTGGCCACGCAGGAAAAGAACGAGGAACTGGAGGCGGCCCGCAAGGAGATGGAGCGTCAGGCGCTGCAGCTAGCGCTCGCTTCCAAGTACAAATCGGAATTCCTGGCGAACATGTCGCATGAATTGCGGACGCCGCTGAACAGTCTGCTCGTCCTGTCCCAGCTGCTCTCCGAGAACAAGGAGGGCAATCTGCAGCAGAAGCAGATCGAGTATGCGCGCACGATTCATATGTCCGGATCGGATCTGTTGAAAATGATTGACGAGATTTTGGACTTGTCCAAAGTCGATGCGGGCAAAATGCACCTGAACTATGAAAAGGTGCATTTGTCGGAGCTGACAGCCTATATCCGCGACAGCTTCTCCGAGATCGCTTCGCAAAAAGGCCTCCGGCTTGAAGTCCATATGGATGAGAATGTGCCGGACAGCCTGGTGACCGACGGGCACCGGGTGATGCAGATCATCCGCAACCTGATGTCCAATGCGGTCAAATTCACGAACCGCGGAAGCGTCGCCTTCCATATCGGAATGGCGGCGGAGGAAGAGATACCGGCCCATATCCGCAAGGAGGGAATGCCTTACTTCGCGATGCGGGTGAAGGATACCGGAATCGGAATTCCGGAGGAGAAGCAGGATCTGATCTTCGAAGCGTTCCAGCAGCTGGACGGCACGACAAGCCGGAAGTACGGCGGTGCCGGGCTGGGGTTGTCCATCAGCCGGGAACTGGCCCGTCTGCTGGGCGGAACGCTTTCGGTGGAGAGCAAGGAGGACGAGGGCAGCACCTTCACCTTCTATTTGCCGGTTCAAGCGACCAGGCAGCCGGAAGCAATGGAGGGCAGCGCCCGCCTCATCGAACAATGGAATGAGAAGGCGATGGCGTCTGCGGCGGCGGAGCCATCCGCAGCGGAGCCGGGAGAGGAGCCGCGTGACGATGAGCCGGCGGCTTCGCCCGATCGCACGTGGAAGAAGTCCCATCTGGAGTGGGACAACGCGGTGATGCATGAGGTCGCCGCAGCCGCGGAGCAGAAGCGGGAACGGGTATGCCCGCTGGAACGGAAGAAGCTGCTCATTGTGGAAGACGACGGCCCGCAGATGCAGTCGCTGATCGCGCTCATCGAGGGCGCCGATGTGGAAGTGCATGCCGTCTCGACCGGCACGGAGGCGCTGAAGTCGCTGGCAGACACGAAGTACGACGGCATGGTGCTGGATCTGCTGCTGCCTGACATGAACGGATTCGAGCTGCTGGACAGCATGGGCGCTCATGCGGAGTTGAGCAAGGTTCCAGTCATTGTATATACGGGCAAGCTGCTGGATAAGAAGGAAGAGCTGGAGCTGAAGAAGCGCGCGCGGAGCATCATCATCAAGGATGTGAAGTCGCCGGAGCGGCTGCTTCAGGAGACGATGCTGCTGCTGAACCGGTCCGGAGAAGAGGAAGCGGGGGCGCGCGCGAGCGGGCATGCCTCGAATGATCAGCTCCTTGCAGGCAAGCGCATCCTGCTCGTCGATGACGATGTGCGCAACGTGTTCGCTCTGTCCAGCGTGCTGGAGCAGTACGATATGGACATCGTCTATGCGGAGAATGGCAGAGAAGCCATCGAGGCGTTGACTGGGGATCCGGAGCATTTTGACCTGGTCCTGATGGATATGATGATGCCGGAAATGGACGGCTACGAGGCGATGCGCCTCATTCGGGAGATGCCTGCGTTCGAGAAGCTCCCGATCATTGCCCTGACCGCCAAGGCGATGAAGGAAGACCGCAACAAATGCATTGAAGCCGGGGCTTCCGACTATGTGAGCAAGCCGTTCCAGACCGAACAGCTGCTCTCGCTAATGCGGGTCTGGCTGTACAAGTAG